One Alnus glutinosa chromosome 13, dhAlnGlut1.1, whole genome shotgun sequence genomic window, aatctGTGTGGAATCTTTATCTCAGTAATAAAAAGagaacagaaaaaaataaaataaaataaaattagtatagAACGTTCATAACAGAAGAGTTCCTTTGACCGAGTACAATGTCTTTTGAGTCCATCGttttaggtatatatatatcagttcaATCTAGAtggaaatttatatatatatatatatatatatatatatatatatatatatattaggaaaaTGGTAGCTTGTGGTAGTAAAATGTGATTAATTACCACTTTTTTATTTGTCTTCGCTTACAAAAATTAATCATCAAGAACAGTTAGACCAAAATACGTCACTGCCTACGTAGAAATTGAAGATGTCACTGCCTACGTAGAAAACCCAGAGATGACcagctataaataccccataaGCTTACCTTAAAccataaagagaaatgatccttacactcatttctcacaacagtcccacaacaagctgacgtggctggtaatattttattattttttttgttttgttttgttttgtttttgtaaaaaagtaataaaatattacaagccatgtcagcttgttgtggggctgttgtgagaaatgagtgtagggatcatttctcaaccataaaacaaagAGCAAAACCATGACGAAGAGGTAATTTCAACTTTAACAACAATGTTTTAATATGAGCCCTTTCTTTGTACTTGCatttatttcaaacttttttcttcAGGATTGCAGTTGTTACGGGGGCCAACAAAGGGATAGGATTTGAAATATGTAAGCAGCTTGCTTCAAATGGGGTCAAGGTTATATTAACTGCTAGAGATGTGACGAGGGGCAATGAAGCTGTTGAAAAACTCAATGCTGCTGGATACTCCGATGTGATTTTTCATCAACTTGATGTTGGGGACAAGGCTAGCATTTCttcttttgcaaatttcatCAAAACCCAGTTTGGGAAGCTTGACATATTGGTACGTAATCCAACTCTCTGCTACTTGTAATCGGGTGTAATTAATTGTCTGTATTACAGGGATATCTACTGTCTCAGTACACCTACTTAAGTAGGTGCGAGACCCACCAACCCGTTCATATTAGCTGCCTGTATTACACGTCCTGATCGATGCTTGCTAGAATACTTATACAGATACATTTCTAATCACATACTCTATACTTTTGAATTAAGATGAAATTGGGTAATCGTTTTTAAATGAACATAAAGTTATTTGCTTGACCATCAGTTAGTTCCGTGACTTCCAAGGAAATTTCCAAAGTGGTTGAAGATGTATTAAAGTGAGAGTTCGACTCCTGAAATAGAAATTCTCAATTGATCCTATTATTATTAGTCACCTTATGTCCTGATGGAGTTGAATCAGTCTATGGTTCAATCGGATTTGAGAGAGTACCTGCATTTCCCACCATGTAGGCCTTTCCTGTGTGGCTCCCAGTGGATAGATGCTACTATGGTCATGCCAAGGTAGAATAACCATAGTTGGTCTCCCGGTCCTTCCTTTTTTGAatagggtaaaaaaaaaaaaaaaaaaagagaccaaTTTCACTAGATGAAGTCTGGTTCTTATCCCCTCTTTTAGTACTTTGATATATTcaaattgttttaaattgtaGATAAACAATGCAGGGATTGCTGGTGCCATAATCAACGCCGAAGATCGAGAGGGCGTAAAACAAGGGTTTAATAAAGTAAGTTTGTCAATGTAATATAATCTCTACCACTGCCAGCATTTTAAATTGAGAGCATATAATTTAATGTTTTCTTTCCCACATTGTAGGAAAGAAAGTTtcgaatgaaaaaataaaaaaaataaaaaggattaAAATTTTTCGAATAcgatttattaaattgatatatgtctTTAGAGCATGTAATTCTCGTATACATTTTCACATGCACTAAGAATAGAATAATTCTAGAAGTCACTCTTGTGTTCTTCTTGTGTCccaaaaatgatgtgacttttaaaaccaacttgatcaaaatttaatagtaatcaaTTATAAGTTCaacgatgattttaaaagccacatcattcttAGACGGAcacaaaagtaacaaaaaaatgatttctagcattattcCTAAGAATAGATGTCACATGCATActtggttaattttattaaaaatgcgtGCGATTCTCATATGCTCTAAGGACGAAAATCATTGTTAGTTTAAATTGGGTTGAtctgaaagaaaattttgtccaaaataaaatagtatCCAAATGTTTTTAAACATATATGCTACATCATTTACCATTGCATACAATGACGATACAGCTTACAAATGCAAATCCTGGATCCTTGGAGACAGTTTTTAAGCAAACTTCAGAAACTGCATCGGATTGTATAAGAATAAATTATTATGGGTCGAAGCACATGAGCAAAGAATTAGTTCCACTTCTTCAATTATCCAATTCAGCAAGAATAATAAATGTCTCCTCTTCCTTCGGACAGCTAAAGgtacaatattattatatcGTTAAATaatgcgttttttaaaaattgttgtgcgttttcaaatcgttgGCAAGGAGGTGCGTTTTTACGA contains:
- the LOC133853661 gene encoding (+)-neomenthol dehydrogenase-like, with the protein product MTKRIAVVTGANKGIGFEICKQLASNGVKVILTARDVTRGNEAVEKLNAAGYSDVIFHQLDVGDKASISSFANFIKTQFGKLDILINNAGIAGAIINAEDREGVKQGFNKLTNANPGSLETVFKQTSETASDCIRINYYGSKHMSKELVPLLQLSNSARIINVSSSFGQLKHIPNENARKELGDVDGLTEEKVDKVVEGFLEDVKENLIQVKGRAANFSAYNVSKAALNAYARILAKKYPNIAINSVCPDYVKTDLNHNTGVLTAEECAKGPVMLALMPDGRPSGLFFDHKTEVSTF